The proteins below come from a single Dinghuibacter silviterrae genomic window:
- a CDS encoding OsmC family protein, which yields MAKTIETMYEGGYTSKTTTPLNNEPVTVSATRFTPVDLLVSAYGSCLLGTIDYAANQGQFKTTLTRSAITLEMSEDKSRVGKMQIDIFLEGQYSPEQKDIMEEAAKTRCHVGNSLDSRIERTYHFHYS from the coding sequence ATGGCAAAGACAATTGAAACGATGTACGAAGGCGGGTACACGTCTAAGACGACAACACCGCTGAATAATGAGCCGGTAACAGTGAGCGCAACGCGGTTTACCCCGGTGGACTTGCTGGTATCGGCCTATGGTAGCTGTTTACTGGGTACGATCGACTATGCGGCGAATCAGGGGCAGTTTAAAACCACGTTGACGCGAAGCGCGATCACGCTGGAGATGAGCGAGGACAAAAGCAGGGTGGGAAAGATGCAGATCGACATCTTCCTTGAGGGGCAATATTCCCCGGAACAGAAGGACATCATGGAGGAGGCGGCGAAGACCAGGTGTCACGTAGGAAATAGCCTGGATAGCCGGATCGAAAGGACTTATCACTTTCACTATTCCTGA
- a CDS encoding NAD(P)-dependent alcohol dehydrogenase, which produces MITTKGYAAQAPSAPLSPYTFDRKDPGVNDVTIDILYCGVCHADIHQAKNEYGGTAYPFVPGHEIIGRVHSIGKEVARHSVGDLVGVGYFLDSCRHCSSCEEGEEQYCEKGITPTQNARLKDGTVTKGGYSNTIVVDERYVLKVSESLAPAGVAPLLCAGITTYSPLRHWNVGKGHKVAVLGLGGVGHMAVKFAASFGAEVTVLSGSPSKRESALALGATHFVVTSDVAELKAVAGRFDFLIDAVSAKHDYNAYLGLLKKDGTMILLGVPPEAPQLAAFQLIARRRKIAGSFIGGIAETQEMLDYCADHNITADVEVIAPDYINDAFERTLKGDVQYRFVIDMTRLG; this is translated from the coding sequence ATGATTACAACAAAAGGCTATGCCGCCCAGGCGCCATCGGCACCTTTGAGCCCGTACACGTTTGATCGGAAAGATCCCGGCGTGAATGACGTGACGATCGATATTCTTTACTGTGGCGTTTGCCATGCCGATATTCACCAGGCAAAGAACGAATACGGCGGGACGGCATATCCTTTCGTGCCGGGACATGAGATTATAGGACGCGTACATTCCATCGGAAAGGAGGTGGCCAGACATAGCGTCGGCGATTTGGTGGGGGTGGGTTATTTTCTCGACTCGTGCAGACATTGCAGCAGTTGCGAAGAAGGGGAGGAACAATACTGTGAGAAGGGGATAACGCCGACGCAAAACGCGAGACTGAAAGACGGAACCGTGACGAAAGGGGGGTATTCCAATACAATCGTGGTGGACGAACGATATGTGTTGAAGGTCTCGGAGTCTTTGGCTCCGGCAGGGGTGGCCCCGCTGCTTTGCGCGGGTATTACGACCTATTCGCCCCTGCGTCACTGGAATGTTGGTAAAGGCCACAAGGTCGCTGTATTGGGCCTGGGTGGAGTCGGACACATGGCGGTAAAGTTTGCCGCATCGTTTGGGGCGGAGGTGACGGTACTGAGCGGATCGCCATCAAAAAGAGAAAGTGCCTTGGCGTTGGGCGCTACCCATTTCGTAGTCACGTCTGACGTGGCTGAGCTGAAGGCGGTGGCCGGCCGGTTCGATTTTCTCATTGATGCTGTGTCTGCAAAGCATGACTATAACGCGTATTTGGGGCTGTTGAAGAAGGACGGTACGATGATCCTATTGGGAGTGCCGCCCGAAGCCCCTCAACTGGCGGCCTTTCAGTTGATCGCCCGGCGGAGAAAGATTGCAGGGTCTTTTATCGGCGGAATCGCAGAAACTCAGGAAATGCTCGATTATTGCGCCGACCATAATATTACGGCGGATGTAGAGGTGATAGCACCCGACTATATCAACGATGCGTTTGAGCGGACATTAAAGGGGGACGTTCAATATCGGTTTGTCATCGATATGACTCGTCTTGGATAA
- a CDS encoding flavin monoamine oxidase family protein yields MKSTKRVVIVGGGLSGMTLAYRLRKEKLNVTILEAASRLGGRIQTIAGKLGTPLELGATWFADQHSQLTGLLDELGLEKYPQFSEGISLFQTKSFEPAQQFHVPAGDIPSYRVAGGTEALIDALAGRLGSATVLINRRVNAIKDAEEGLIVETCGGEVFGAHLVVVCIPPQLAAATIAFSPELPSSVRDVLPQVQTWMAGAVKFVLEYATPFWREKGYSGMLYSHAGIITEMYDHTNKQEDRFGFTGFLAGSAAGYSPAVRQELVLHQLTVLLGEEAGKPTAYFDRVWNDDLVVSGHHVVVRPHQNQGHPSLQLPYMNGKLFLCSTEVAQRDPGYMEGAVYAATSVAERIAFA; encoded by the coding sequence ATGAAATCGACTAAAAGAGTAGTAATCGTAGGGGGTGGGTTGAGCGGGATGACGCTGGCGTATCGGTTAAGGAAAGAGAAATTAAATGTGACGATACTGGAGGCTGCCTCCCGGCTCGGGGGAAGAATCCAGACGATTGCCGGCAAGCTGGGCACACCGTTGGAGCTGGGCGCCACCTGGTTTGCTGACCAGCACAGTCAATTGACGGGACTGCTCGACGAGCTGGGTCTGGAAAAATATCCTCAATTTTCGGAGGGAATTTCATTGTTCCAGACGAAATCCTTTGAGCCGGCGCAGCAATTCCATGTGCCTGCAGGGGATATTCCGTCGTACCGGGTCGCGGGGGGAACCGAAGCGTTGATCGATGCCCTGGCCGGTCGGTTAGGAAGTGCGACGGTCTTGATAAATAGGAGGGTGAATGCTATCAAGGATGCCGAGGAGGGGTTGATCGTGGAAACTTGTGGCGGGGAGGTATTCGGCGCGCACCTGGTGGTGGTGTGCATACCGCCGCAGCTGGCGGCGGCGACTATCGCCTTTTCGCCGGAACTTCCGTCTTCCGTGCGGGATGTTTTACCGCAGGTGCAGACGTGGATGGCGGGGGCGGTTAAGTTTGTCTTGGAATACGCTACGCCCTTTTGGCGGGAAAAGGGATATTCGGGTATGCTTTATAGCCATGCGGGAATCATCACAGAGATGTATGATCATACGAACAAGCAAGAGGATCGCTTTGGTTTTACGGGATTTCTGGCCGGCAGCGCGGCGGGATATTCGCCGGCGGTGCGACAGGAGCTGGTGTTGCACCAGTTGACCGTACTGTTGGGGGAGGAAGCCGGCAAGCCGACCGCGTATTTTGATAGGGTCTGGAATGATGACCTGGTGGTATCGGGGCACCATGTGGTGGTTCGGCCGCATCAAAACCAGGGGCATCCGTCATTGCAGTTGCCTTATATGAATGGAAAACTTTTTCTCTGCAGCACGGAAGTCGCCCAGAGAGATCCGGGGTATATGGAAGGGGCGGTCTATGCCGCCACTTCGGTCGCCGAACGGATCGCTTTTGCTTAA
- a CDS encoding helix-turn-helix domain-containing protein: MGKTVVSEILVEYHLNRLQPEKLQFALFDLRDYLANDDGKTNHAHTHSYYQIIWFKSGRGKHYVDFKEYDVFDNAVFFIAKDQVHYFDDNRDYDGILIHFNESFLVQRDNEVDFFLKCGMFNNPYQQPSCCIGRGIEPILEEYIQQIQRELVNARSFGQDELLKSYLKAFLIQVQRKKNEFEEKQGKQSFTVDEKRLQLLEFIHLIDANYTKGLSVAEYAGLMHISSRTLSDLTHQTLNKTPSLMIQERIILEAQRLLLHSNLNVSQIAYRLGFDDPSYFVKYFKKHAEVSPTEFRKSIH; this comes from the coding sequence ATGGGAAAAACCGTAGTGTCCGAGATACTCGTGGAGTACCACCTCAACCGGCTTCAGCCGGAAAAGCTGCAATTTGCCCTTTTTGACCTGCGGGATTACCTCGCAAATGACGATGGGAAGACCAACCACGCCCACACCCACAGCTACTACCAGATCATCTGGTTCAAGTCCGGCCGGGGAAAGCATTATGTCGACTTTAAGGAATACGACGTCTTCGACAACGCAGTTTTCTTTATTGCCAAAGACCAGGTGCATTACTTTGATGACAACCGCGACTACGACGGCATCCTGATCCACTTCAACGAGTCCTTCCTCGTCCAGCGCGACAACGAGGTAGATTTCTTCCTAAAATGCGGCATGTTCAACAATCCCTACCAGCAGCCATCCTGCTGCATTGGACGGGGCATCGAGCCCATTCTTGAAGAATATATTCAGCAAATTCAGCGCGAACTTGTCAACGCCAGGTCGTTCGGCCAAGACGAGCTGCTCAAGTCTTACCTGAAAGCATTTCTCATACAGGTCCAGCGCAAGAAAAATGAATTTGAAGAAAAACAGGGAAAACAGTCTTTCACGGTCGATGAAAAGCGCCTCCAACTACTCGAATTCATCCACCTGATTGACGCCAACTATACCAAGGGCTTATCTGTGGCGGAATATGCCGGCCTAATGCATATCTCCTCCCGAACCTTATCCGATCTTACCCACCAAACACTCAACAAGACCCCCTCCTTGATGATCCAGGAGCGGATCATCCTCGAAGCCCAGCGGCTTCTGCTTCATTCCAATCTAAATGTCAGCCAGATCGCCTACCGGCTAGGTTTCGACGACCCGTCTTACTTTGTCAAATATTTCAAGAAACACGCGGAGGTCTCCCCCACCGAGTTCCGTAAATCGATCCACTAA
- a CDS encoding AraC family transcriptional regulator — protein MSLLSSLADIDKSPKSVFVMHERSEKHFPFHTHLKGQLSYVEGGLAYLGVLDRTYVIPALHYFWVPPGVGHILKLGHSGTVLRSIFYYSTDDKKNEFYVHTGIYPVNDLLLQMIRYTAGWERHIPPADNRFGFLKAIKDILPSISEKVVPVVLPFTEDEEMTRIINYMGKNLHEQHTLHSIARQFNMSSRSLSRTFQRTVQMSFLQYLKAMRMAKAFELIVKDRMSLSEIAYAVGYNSLSAFSNTFHQYTDFRPSDFARRPV, from the coding sequence ATGAGCCTGCTGTCGTCCCTCGCGGACATCGACAAATCTCCGAAGTCCGTCTTCGTGATGCACGAGCGGTCGGAGAAACATTTTCCTTTTCACACCCATCTGAAAGGGCAGCTGTCTTACGTAGAAGGTGGCCTTGCTTATTTGGGCGTGCTGGACCGGACCTACGTGATCCCGGCCTTGCATTATTTTTGGGTGCCTCCGGGCGTCGGGCATATTTTGAAGTTGGGCCACTCAGGAACAGTGTTGCGGTCAATCTTTTACTACTCGACCGACGACAAAAAAAATGAATTCTACGTTCATACGGGGATCTATCCGGTGAACGATCTACTGCTGCAAATGATCAGGTACACCGCGGGCTGGGAGAGACATATCCCGCCGGCAGATAACAGGTTCGGCTTTTTGAAAGCGATCAAGGATATTTTGCCCTCCATCAGCGAAAAAGTGGTTCCGGTGGTGCTTCCCTTCACCGAAGATGAAGAGATGACCCGTATAATCAATTACATGGGCAAAAACCTCCACGAGCAACATACGCTTCATAGTATTGCGCGCCAGTTCAACATGAGCAGCCGATCCCTGTCACGGACTTTCCAACGGACGGTGCAGATGTCTTTTTTGCAATACCTGAAAGCGATGCGGATGGCAAAGGCGTTCGAACTGATCGTGAAAGACAGGATGTCGCTGAGCGAGATCGCCTATGCCGTGGGGTATAATAGTTTGTCGGCCTTTAGCAATACTTTTCATCAGTACACGGATTTCCGGCCATCGGACTTTGCGAGACGACCTGTGTGA
- a CDS encoding 2Fe-2S iron-sulfur cluster-binding protein gives MALLYDRVYIDGFGECRGMGRCGTCRVFIDGDPATLTGMDRNEVSTLTKAGTEGEGVRLSCQILVDEHLDGRTVTVLGEE, from the coding sequence ATGGCATTGTTGTACGACAGGGTATATATTGATGGTTTCGGGGAATGTAGAGGAATGGGTCGCTGCGGCACCTGTCGCGTCTTCATTGATGGAGATCCGGCGACCCTTACCGGGATGGATAGAAATGAGGTGTCAACACTTACAAAGGCGGGCACGGAAGGGGAGGGTGTTCGTTTGTCCTGCCAGATCCTTGTGGACGAACACCTGGATGGGCGGACGGTTACGGTGCTGGGGGAGGAGTGA
- a CDS encoding hemerythrin domain-containing protein codes for MRRDPNIIALSREHHYGLLFCWKIRQGLAKHVDLERIRKYVLHFWKFNLQDHFAEEELLLFRDRFDSLCLEAKQQHGLIRNLIQAINDSGVQAEINYRELADQVDEHIRFEERQVFPFLEQKMTKEQLSAVGEHLGRLHTTPADDNYQDEFWG; via the coding sequence ATGAGACGAGATCCGAATATCATTGCTTTGTCGAGAGAGCACCATTATGGGCTGTTGTTCTGCTGGAAGATCAGGCAGGGCCTGGCGAAGCACGTCGATCTGGAGCGGATTCGCAAATATGTGCTCCATTTTTGGAAATTCAATTTACAGGATCATTTTGCGGAGGAGGAGTTATTGTTGTTTCGCGACCGGTTTGATAGTCTGTGTCTGGAGGCAAAACAGCAGCACGGACTGATACGGAATCTGATCCAGGCCATAAATGATAGCGGCGTCCAGGCGGAGATAAATTACCGAGAACTGGCGGACCAAGTGGATGAACATATTCGTTTTGAGGAACGCCAGGTGTTTCCCTTTTTGGAGCAGAAAATGACCAAGGAACAACTGTCGGCAGTGGGTGAGCACCTGGGCCGGTTGCACACGACGCCGGCGGACGATAACTATCAAGATGAATTCTGGGGTTAA
- the ric gene encoding iron-sulfur cluster repair di-iron protein has translation MNIQQCTVGELVAQDARAAAIFENYQIDFCCNGQKTLREACADEEKVQAVEIALANLLEAPAASGGSALDYRGWPIDLLADYIEKKYHRETTRKSDTIRGHLDKICRVHGENHPELFEIKDLFEESAGELAMHMQREELVLFPYIRKMVLNGKPPVAAFGSVENPIRALSHEHEEEGARFRKIAALSNDYTVPADGCQTYRLTFQQLKEFELMLHFHIHLENNLLFPQALQMAENN, from the coding sequence ATGAACATACAACAATGTACGGTAGGTGAGCTCGTCGCACAGGATGCGCGGGCGGCGGCGATCTTTGAAAATTACCAGATCGACTTTTGTTGCAACGGGCAAAAGACATTGCGCGAGGCTTGTGCCGATGAAGAGAAGGTGCAGGCCGTAGAGATCGCGCTCGCAAATTTGCTGGAAGCGCCCGCGGCATCGGGCGGCTCGGCGTTAGATTACCGGGGATGGCCGATCGACCTGCTGGCGGATTATATTGAAAAGAAATATCATCGGGAGACGACCAGAAAAAGCGATACTATCCGCGGCCATCTGGATAAGATTTGCCGGGTGCATGGAGAGAACCATCCGGAATTATTCGAGATCAAGGATTTATTCGAAGAGAGCGCCGGTGAGCTGGCCATGCACATGCAGCGGGAGGAGTTGGTACTGTTCCCCTATATCCGCAAGATGGTGCTTAATGGCAAGCCTCCGGTGGCGGCCTTTGGATCGGTGGAGAACCCTATTCGCGCACTGAGCCATGAACACGAGGAAGAGGGGGCGCGATTCAGAAAGATTGCCGCGTTAAGCAATGACTACACAGTTCCGGCCGATGGTTGCCAGACCTACCGGCTGACATTCCAGCAGTTAAAGGAATTTGAATTGATGCTGCATTTTCATATTCACCTGGAAAATAACCTGCTATTCCCGCAGGCATTGCAAATGGCCGAAAATAATTAG
- a CDS encoding group III truncated hemoglobin, with the protein MDISSIEDVRRLVDTFYGKVGVDGLIGPIFIGVIRDDWPAHLDKMVKFWQTVLLEEHTYFGSPFVPHARMPLEARHFEVWLGLWNATVDELFEGVKATEAKWRAAKMAEMFLSKIVYYRNHSEKPIL; encoded by the coding sequence ATGGACATCTCATCGATTGAAGACGTTCGACGATTGGTGGATACATTTTACGGGAAGGTGGGGGTAGACGGTTTGATCGGTCCGATCTTCATCGGCGTGATCCGGGACGACTGGCCTGCCCACCTGGACAAGATGGTGAAGTTTTGGCAGACTGTGTTGTTGGAGGAGCATACTTACTTTGGGAGCCCGTTCGTGCCGCATGCGCGGATGCCACTGGAGGCCAGGCATTTTGAGGTGTGGCTGGGGCTTTGGAACGCCACGGTGGACGAGTTGTTCGAAGGGGTTAAGGCAACGGAGGCGAAATGGCGCGCGGCGAAGATGGCGGAGATGTTCTTATCCAAGATTGTCTATTATCGGAATCATTCGGAAAAGCCTATTTTATGA